A genomic window from Flavobacterium johnsoniae includes:
- a CDS encoding RagB/SusD family nutrient uptake outer membrane protein — MRKLIINSKIKLSVVLLAFAGLTASCSDFLDTPPEDVFTDDNFWTSENNVKTFSWLNYNTFNGYGNNAGTTADFYFHASSTGLIDDNLAMNVFTNFLTAPNATNTNWNEYYTLIRRCNLMLERVPNVPMDQTKKNHYIGVAKFFRAHTYFRLAQQFGDVPYTDKYLAQGDANVYKPALSRAEVIDNVIKDLEEAIPMLLNVDDSNVTVNKYTAYALLSRVCLGEGTYRKYNLAQNGNVYLQKAKEAALAVMNNNAFKLNADWKALYNSVELMNNTEVILTKRYIKGVLGNSVQAYTNTSTVQNGLTKFAAESYVTTNGLPIKQAGNAQFLGDATIANTFANRDPRFAKAFSNADYAYSDKPYNGLTSITGYVFQLYNNPATTGTDVSTIGQNQIDAPVFTLSEVYLNYAEACAELGTITNVDLDLSLNKVRTRAGIATLTTDGTNATAGGVQINDPQRTTALEQISGIVNPIIWEIRRERRIEFMAWTTMRKEDLMRWKKGDYLDTNSNPDVVLGARIPALIGGTTKTRVNAQGYVIPYAAGVSRLFVSPKNYLSAIPTNDINLYAAEGVELKQNPGW; from the coding sequence ATGAGAAAATTAATCATAAACTCTAAGATAAAACTATCAGTTGTCTTGCTTGCTTTTGCAGGTCTTACTGCTAGCTGTTCAGATTTTTTGGATACACCTCCTGAGGATGTATTTACAGATGACAATTTTTGGACCTCAGAAAATAACGTAAAAACATTCTCTTGGTTGAACTATAATACGTTTAACGGGTATGGAAATAACGCTGGTACTACGGCTGATTTCTACTTTCATGCTTCGTCTACAGGATTAATAGATGACAACTTGGCAATGAACGTTTTCACTAACTTTCTAACAGCTCCAAATGCAACTAATACAAACTGGAACGAATATTACACTTTGATTCGTCGTTGCAATCTTATGTTAGAAAGAGTTCCTAACGTGCCAATGGACCAGACTAAGAAAAATCATTATATCGGTGTTGCAAAATTCTTCAGAGCTCATACATATTTTCGTTTAGCGCAGCAGTTTGGCGATGTGCCTTATACAGACAAATATTTAGCTCAAGGTGACGCAAATGTTTACAAACCAGCTTTATCGAGAGCAGAAGTGATCGACAATGTTATTAAAGATTTAGAAGAAGCAATTCCAATGTTACTAAACGTTGATGACAGCAATGTTACTGTAAATAAATATACTGCTTATGCATTATTGAGCCGAGTATGTTTAGGTGAGGGTACTTACAGAAAATACAATTTAGCGCAAAATGGAAATGTTTATCTTCAAAAAGCAAAAGAAGCTGCTTTAGCCGTGATGAATAATAACGCTTTCAAACTAAATGCAGATTGGAAAGCACTTTACAACTCTGTTGAGTTAATGAATAATACTGAGGTAATCTTAACTAAAAGATATATTAAAGGTGTTTTAGGAAATTCAGTACAAGCTTATACCAATACTTCTACTGTTCAAAACGGATTGACAAAATTTGCAGCAGAAAGTTATGTAACTACAAATGGATTGCCTATCAAACAAGCTGGAAACGCTCAGTTTTTAGGTGATGCTACTATTGCTAATACTTTTGCTAACAGAGATCCAAGATTTGCTAAAGCTTTCAGCAATGCAGATTATGCTTACTCTGATAAACCTTACAATGGTTTAACCTCAATCACAGGTTATGTATTCCAATTGTATAATAATCCTGCTACAACGGGTACAGACGTTTCAACAATTGGACAAAATCAAATTGATGCTCCCGTTTTCACATTAAGCGAGGTGTATTTAAATTATGCTGAAGCATGTGCAGAATTAGGTACAATTACTAATGTTGATCTTGATTTATCTCTTAACAAAGTTCGTACACGTGCAGGAATTGCTACTTTGACTACAGATGGCACAAATGCAACTGCTGGTGGAGTACAAATAAACGATCCGCAAAGAACAACAGCATTAGAACAAATTTCTGGAATTGTAAATCCGATTATATGGGAGATTCGTCGTGAGCGCAGAATCGAATTTATGGCTTGGACTACAATGAGAAAAGAAGATCTTATGCGTTGGAAAAAAGGAGATTATTTGGATACTAATTCAAATCCAGATGTTGTTTTAGGAGCTAGAATTCCTGCTTTGATAGGAGGAACAACTAAAACAAGAGTAAACGCACAAGGATATGTAATTCCTTATGCAGCAGGTGTTTCAAGATTATTTGTATCTCCGAAAAATTACTTGAGTGCAATTCCAACAAATGATATCAACTTATACGCTGCAGAAGGTGTAGAATTGAAACAAAATCCAGGTTGGTAA
- a CDS encoding SusC/RagA family TonB-linked outer membrane protein, whose product MKKLFLISLLVLFIQATFGQTKTITGTVKNKADGFPIPGVSVMIQGTSNGTSTDFDGNYSISIAPGRSLSFSYMGFETVAIKIEGQQKVNVDLSPSTSKLDEVVVVGFASQKKVNLTGAVAKVDVKKALGSIPVTDITKGLQGTTPGLNITSNSGNLGKQSNINIRGMGTIVNGEASGSPLILVDGVPGDLSMLNAEDVESMSVLKDAASASIYGARAAFGVILITTKSGKNAKGKVRFAYSNNTGWSNPISLVQFNDPTVELPAMIEAQARAGNANPESFGMNYKTLLPGIINWKQNYAATRNPNDKNMILGQDFDIIGGKEYFYRIWNPHDEMLKKNAVQTLHNLSAQGSLSEKSSFIVSLGLANQEGVMKINNETNQRFNLNLGLTTELASWLTGDFKVLGTFQEYDSPFNYYNNGIDTAGNGYFGYYMRWGSYFPYGTYNGTYFRHAPGYMANASQNESKSNDMRISGKLTAQITKDFNIIGEYSFNTNFSSLKMNGGQVPLWDFWTGAADLVSGKPTSMEVANDFVAQSKSSFTRNVANFYANYTKTLGENHNFKVLGGLNSEWYDFERTYARRNTLLDKNKPEFNLAIGDQFTSPLVANTTLNPGLSRYAIAGFFARVNYDYKGKYLLELNGRYDGSSKFPTNEQWGFFPSASVGYRISEESFMEGTRGWLNDLKIRGSVGSIGNQNIANNAFLPVMTNVTTNPNPYWIGSGTTVNPTVNQPSNVDPNLTWEKVTTQDIGIDIRIFNMLGLTFDYYQRDTKGMLAPGKTLPGSFGQAAANTNSGNLRTRGWELALNFNKQINKDINVYADLTLSDNTTEVTEWNNSSKLLGSFYAGQKLGEIWGLETDRLIQTTDQIDATGLIVNGVDYKNVRTGAFRYGAGDVMYKDLDGDGVISRGDGTALKPGDLKVIGNTTPRYQYGVRLGGTLYGFDIDAFFQGVGKREFWTTSDLVLPFYNRTDAMYASMNDYWTPENTDAYFPNPYPGHATNAFGAYAPGSNNFVAQSRYLLDMSYLRLKSMTLGYTFPKSISQKAGFDKIRPYVSGFNLATWKSSKLPVDPEINETEAVWGRTFPYSKTWSVGIQLAF is encoded by the coding sequence ATGAAAAAACTATTTCTTATTTCATTGTTGGTTTTGTTCATTCAAGCAACATTTGGGCAAACAAAAACAATCACTGGAACGGTAAAAAACAAAGCGGACGGATTCCCCATACCTGGTGTCAGCGTAATGATTCAGGGAACCTCCAATGGAACCTCAACTGATTTTGACGGAAACTACAGCATCAGCATCGCACCTGGACGAAGCCTTAGTTTTAGCTACATGGGTTTTGAAACCGTAGCAATCAAAATTGAAGGACAGCAAAAAGTAAATGTTGATCTTTCTCCAAGCACTTCAAAATTAGATGAAGTAGTTGTGGTAGGATTCGCTTCTCAGAAAAAAGTAAATCTTACTGGAGCAGTTGCAAAGGTAGATGTTAAAAAAGCCTTGGGAAGTATTCCTGTTACTGACATCACAAAAGGTTTACAGGGAACTACTCCTGGACTTAATATTACTAGTAACTCAGGTAACTTAGGTAAACAATCAAACATTAATATTCGTGGTATGGGAACTATTGTAAATGGAGAAGCTTCTGGATCTCCACTTATTTTAGTTGATGGTGTTCCAGGCGATTTATCAATGCTAAATGCAGAAGACGTAGAATCGATGTCTGTGCTTAAAGATGCTGCTTCTGCTTCTATTTATGGTGCTCGTGCTGCATTTGGAGTTATCTTAATTACTACTAAAAGCGGTAAAAATGCTAAAGGCAAAGTAAGATTTGCTTACAGTAATAATACAGGTTGGAGCAATCCAATTTCTTTGGTTCAATTTAATGATCCAACTGTAGAGCTTCCTGCAATGATCGAAGCACAAGCTAGAGCTGGAAATGCAAATCCGGAATCTTTTGGTATGAACTACAAAACATTATTGCCTGGTATCATTAACTGGAAACAAAACTACGCTGCAACTAGAAATCCTAATGATAAGAATATGATTCTAGGTCAAGATTTTGACATTATTGGCGGAAAAGAATATTTCTACAGAATTTGGAATCCGCATGATGAAATGTTGAAAAAGAATGCAGTACAAACACTTCATAATTTATCTGCTCAAGGTTCTTTGAGCGAGAAAAGTTCGTTTATTGTTTCGTTAGGTCTTGCTAATCAAGAAGGTGTAATGAAAATTAACAACGAAACCAACCAAAGATTCAATCTTAATCTTGGTCTAACAACAGAATTAGCAAGCTGGCTTACTGGAGATTTTAAAGTTTTAGGAACTTTCCAAGAATATGATTCACCTTTTAACTACTATAACAATGGTATTGATACTGCTGGTAACGGTTATTTTGGTTACTATATGCGTTGGGGTTCTTATTTCCCTTATGGTACTTATAATGGCACTTACTTTAGACACGCGCCAGGTTATATGGCAAATGCGTCTCAAAATGAAAGTAAGTCAAATGATATGAGGATAAGCGGAAAACTTACAGCTCAAATCACAAAAGACTTTAATATCATTGGAGAATATAGTTTTAATACTAATTTTTCAAGTCTAAAAATGAACGGTGGTCAAGTGCCTCTTTGGGACTTTTGGACAGGTGCAGCTGACTTAGTTTCAGGAAAACCGACTTCAATGGAAGTGGCTAATGATTTTGTGGCGCAATCCAAATCATCTTTTACAAGAAATGTAGCCAATTTTTATGCTAATTATACTAAAACATTAGGAGAAAACCATAACTTCAAAGTATTAGGTGGTTTAAACTCAGAATGGTATGATTTTGAGAGAACCTACGCTCGTAGAAATACACTTTTGGACAAAAACAAGCCAGAGTTTAATTTAGCAATTGGTGATCAATTTACTTCGCCTCTTGTTGCTAATACCACTTTAAATCCAGGTTTATCAAGATATGCAATTGCCGGATTTTTTGCGCGTGTAAATTACGATTATAAAGGAAAATATTTACTGGAATTAAACGGACGTTATGACGGTTCGTCAAAATTCCCTACTAATGAGCAATGGGGATTCTTCCCTTCTGCTTCTGTTGGATATAGAATTTCTGAAGAAAGTTTCATGGAAGGAACTAGAGGCTGGTTAAATGATTTGAAAATCCGTGGTTCTGTTGGTTCAATTGGAAATCAAAATATCGCTAACAATGCCTTTTTACCAGTTATGACTAACGTTACCACTAATCCTAATCCTTATTGGATAGGTAGCGGTACGACAGTTAATCCAACTGTTAATCAACCTTCAAATGTTGACCCGAATTTAACTTGGGAAAAAGTAACAACTCAGGATATTGGTATTGATATTCGTATCTTTAATATGTTAGGTTTAACATTTGATTACTATCAACGTGATACTAAAGGAATGTTAGCACCTGGAAAAACACTTCCGGGTTCATTTGGTCAGGCTGCTGCTAATACAAACTCTGGAAACTTAAGAACAAGAGGTTGGGAACTTGCACTTAACTTTAATAAACAGATAAACAAAGATATCAACGTTTATGCAGATCTTACACTTTCTGATAATACTACAGAAGTAACAGAATGGAACAACTCTTCTAAACTTTTAGGTTCTTTCTATGCTGGTCAAAAATTAGGTGAAATCTGGGGATTAGAAACAGACCGATTAATTCAAACAACAGATCAAATTGATGCAACAGGATTAATAGTAAACGGTGTTGATTACAAAAATGTAAGAACTGGTGCTTTTAGATATGGTGCAGGAGATGTGATGTACAAAGATTTAGATGGAGACGGAGTAATCTCTAGAGGAGATGGAACAGCTCTTAAACCAGGAGATTTAAAAGTTATTGGAAATACTACACCTCGCTACCAATATGGAGTTCGTTTAGGTGGTACTTTATACGGATTTGATATTGATGCTTTCTTTCAAGGAGTTGGTAAACGTGAATTCTGGACAACTTCAGACTTAGTGCTACCATTCTACAACAGAACGGATGCTATGTATGCAAGTATGAATGACTACTGGACACCTGAAAATACAGATGCGTATTTCCCTAATCCATATCCTGGGCACGCAACTAATGCTTTCGGAGCTTATGCACCTGGATCAAACAATTTTGTTGCACAGTCACGTTATTTATTAGATATGTCTTATTTACGTTTAAAATCTATGACTCTTGGATATACTTTCCCGAAAAGCATTTCTCAAAAGGCCGGATTTGACAAAATCAGACCGTATGTTTCAGGTTTCAACTTAGCTACTTGGAAAAGCAGCAAATTGCCTGTAGACCCTGAAATTAATGAAACTGAAGCGGTTTGGGGAAGAACTTTCCCTTACTCTAAAACATGGTCAGTTGGTATACAACTTGCGTTTTAA
- a CDS encoding DeoR/GlpR family DNA-binding transcription regulator, with amino-acid sequence MLKAERHKYIMTKLVEEQKVVTTDLALALDLSEDTIRRDLNELDSKKLLEKVYGGAVQVTEKSADVFNINISGEDEKMKIVTKALSLLHDDQVIIMSGGSTNLVFAKLIPADLKATIYTYSLPIAMQLSQHPNIDLIFIGGKMQKNAMVTIGMDVIQVVSKIKADICFIGASSINIKQGLTEIGYEISIVKKAMIEASDRVVSMFSSDKLNTKMPHVVCDLKQLDTIVTNLDPEDASLEEYRKSGVFIL; translated from the coding sequence ATGCTGAAAGCCGAAAGACATAAATATATCATGACGAAACTTGTTGAAGAACAAAAAGTTGTCACAACAGATTTGGCTTTGGCTTTGGACTTATCCGAGGATACAATTAGGAGAGATTTAAACGAACTGGACAGCAAAAAGCTTTTAGAGAAAGTTTACGGTGGAGCAGTGCAGGTAACAGAAAAATCAGCAGATGTTTTTAATATTAATATATCTGGAGAAGATGAGAAGATGAAGATAGTTACAAAAGCGTTGTCTTTGCTTCATGATGATCAGGTTATTATAATGAGTGGAGGAAGTACCAATTTGGTTTTTGCGAAGTTAATTCCAGCAGATTTAAAAGCTACTATATATACGTATAGTCTTCCAATTGCAATGCAGCTTTCACAACATCCAAATATTGATTTGATTTTTATTGGTGGAAAAATGCAGAAAAATGCAATGGTGACAATTGGTATGGATGTAATTCAGGTTGTTTCCAAAATCAAAGCAGATATTTGTTTCATTGGAGCGAGTAGCATTAATATTAAACAAGGTTTGACAGAAATTGGATACGAAATCTCAATTGTTAAAAAAGCCATGATAGAAGCTTCTGATAGAGTAGTTTCTATGTTTTCTTCTGATAAATTGAACACTAAAATGCCTCATGTGGTTTGCGATTTAAAACAATTGGATACCATTGTTACCAATCTTGATCCTGAAGATGCAAGTCTTGAAGAGTACAGAAAATCAGGAGTTTTTATACTTTAA
- a CDS encoding alpha/beta hydrolase, which yields MKNHIFSIYNVFQKSRETSFRKKHKAKALYTLYLILLFCSAKAATVDTIQVFSLSMNKNIKSCIIFPESYKKSYKKFPVVYLLHGYSGNYASWAKDFKELKSQVDQYNFIVVGVDGNYSSWYFDSPIDPSFKYETYVTKELVSYIDQKYRTIPNRENRAISGLSMGGHGALYLSFKHQDIFGAAGSMSGGVDFRPFPDNWDIKKRLGTITEFPENWEKYTVTNMLDLVKDNNLKLIIDCGFDDFFMEVNRQLHAKMLSQKINHDYIERPGKHDLQYWENSLKFQLLFFNNFFNDKIKY from the coding sequence ATGAAAAACCATATTTTCTCTATTTATAATGTATTTCAAAAAAGTAGAGAAACCTCCTTTAGAAAAAAACATAAAGCAAAAGCACTTTATACCTTATATTTAATTCTTTTATTTTGTTCTGCAAAAGCCGCAACAGTTGATACCATTCAGGTTTTTAGCCTATCAATGAATAAGAATATTAAAAGCTGTATTATATTTCCGGAGAGTTATAAAAAAAGCTATAAAAAATTCCCTGTTGTTTATCTTCTTCACGGATATAGCGGAAATTATGCTTCTTGGGCAAAAGATTTTAAAGAACTTAAAAGTCAGGTAGATCAATACAATTTTATTGTAGTCGGTGTAGACGGAAATTATTCAAGCTGGTATTTTGACAGTCCTATTGATCCAAGCTTTAAGTACGAAACTTATGTTACAAAAGAATTAGTTTCTTATATAGATCAAAAATACAGAACAATTCCTAATCGTGAAAACAGAGCTATTTCAGGCTTAAGCATGGGCGGGCATGGCGCTTTGTATTTGTCGTTTAAACATCAGGATATTTTTGGTGCGGCCGGCAGTATGAGCGGAGGAGTAGATTTTAGGCCATTTCCTGATAATTGGGATATTAAAAAACGTCTAGGAACTATAACCGAATTTCCTGAAAATTGGGAAAAATATACCGTTACCAATATGCTTGATTTGGTAAAAGACAATAATTTAAAATTGATTATAGACTGTGGTTTTGATGATTTTTTTATGGAAGTAAACAGACAGCTTCATGCTAAAATGCTTTCCCAAAAAATAAATCACGATTATATAGAACGCCCAGGAAAACATGATCTTCAATATTGGGAAAACTCTTTAAAATTTCAGTTGTTATTCTTCAATAATTTTTTCAACGATAAAATAAAATATTAG
- a CDS encoding outer membrane protein assembly factor BamB family protein: MKNLFSRILLLFIIVSGFSQNAEKSGNIKFVQLTDLHVSVGNDNDFLLQNIVKEINNSDFEFAIVTGDLTNRGADDELKQVHSILSKLKIPYYVISGNHETNWSESAGLTYKKIFGEDRFVFSKGDYVFIGFPCGPYMKMGDGFVKHEDVLWLDKTLKENLKNSNKKVLNFAHYPLDNSVSNYKEVLSVLQKYPTVASFCGHGHTLKKYDFSGLSGIMGTSITSLDGKTKSYNEVIISKDSISIYQKEIDKPGVFRFSVPTAPSKIEIPKDNLVMQFPFIKDVASIYSLPAFDKKNVYFTNSIGEIKSVNLKNKALNWKTETGNSIYFSPIIIKNTLVIGTIEGNLQGFDTQSGKQKWTIPVGGVLVGSPIAENNKVYTASSTAFVCLDGVTGKVIWKNNLPASYSQGIPLIQGDKIIFGVWDSYIYCLNKNTGNLIWKWNNGNDKQILYSAGNVNMVSTKNRLYFVTPQRFLTILDIETGKTLLRTSKWKIRESMGKSQDGKWFYGKTMDGELVRVPLNDDIELTEENVISQSKVLDLKLGYEHNPAGILEKNNKIYIGSRKGEVIIVDAEKFEIIKQINLGSSSINGFTVDDKGQVWTSLIEGGIYLLE, from the coding sequence ATGAAAAATTTATTTTCAAGAATATTATTGCTTTTTATTATCGTTTCTGGTTTTTCTCAAAATGCAGAAAAATCAGGAAATATTAAGTTTGTACAGCTAACCGATTTGCACGTTTCGGTAGGAAATGACAATGATTTTTTATTGCAGAATATCGTAAAAGAAATTAATAATTCTGATTTTGAATTTGCAATTGTAACGGGAGACTTGACCAATCGCGGTGCTGATGACGAATTAAAACAAGTGCATTCAATACTTTCAAAATTGAAAATTCCGTATTATGTCATTTCTGGAAATCACGAAACCAATTGGAGCGAAAGCGCAGGTTTGACTTATAAAAAAATATTTGGTGAGGATAGATTTGTGTTCTCAAAGGGAGATTATGTTTTTATCGGATTTCCATGCGGACCTTATATGAAAATGGGAGATGGTTTTGTAAAACACGAAGATGTGCTTTGGCTCGATAAAACTTTAAAAGAAAATCTAAAAAACAGCAATAAAAAAGTCCTGAATTTTGCTCATTATCCGTTAGATAATAGCGTGAGCAATTATAAAGAAGTGCTTTCTGTTTTACAAAAATATCCAACTGTTGCCTCGTTTTGTGGTCACGGACACACTTTAAAAAAATATGATTTCTCAGGTTTGAGCGGTATAATGGGAACATCGATAACTTCGCTTGACGGAAAAACAAAAAGTTATAATGAAGTAATTATCAGCAAAGACAGTATTAGTATTTATCAAAAAGAAATAGATAAACCTGGAGTTTTTAGATTTTCGGTTCCGACAGCACCTTCTAAAATCGAAATTCCGAAAGATAATTTGGTAATGCAATTTCCTTTTATAAAAGATGTTGCTTCGATTTACAGCCTTCCTGCATTCGACAAAAAGAATGTTTATTTTACTAATTCGATTGGCGAAATAAAATCGGTTAATCTGAAAAATAAAGCGTTGAATTGGAAAACAGAAACAGGAAATTCCATTTATTTTTCACCCATAATTATAAAAAATACACTTGTAATTGGTACAATCGAAGGAAATTTACAAGGATTTGATACACAATCAGGAAAACAAAAATGGACAATTCCTGTTGGAGGCGTTTTAGTAGGTTCGCCAATTGCAGAAAATAATAAAGTTTATACAGCGAGTTCTACAGCATTTGTTTGCTTAGATGGTGTGACAGGTAAAGTCATCTGGAAGAATAATTTACCTGCGTCTTATTCGCAAGGAATTCCGTTGATACAAGGCGATAAAATAATTTTTGGAGTTTGGGATTCGTATATTTATTGTTTGAATAAAAACACAGGAAATCTAATTTGGAAATGGAACAATGGAAATGATAAGCAAATTTTGTATTCGGCTGGAAATGTAAATATGGTTTCAACAAAAAATCGACTTTATTTTGTTACCCCACAACGTTTCTTGACCATTTTGGATATCGAAACAGGGAAGACGCTTTTAAGAACTTCTAAATGGAAAATCAGAGAATCTATGGGTAAAAGCCAAGATGGAAAATGGTTTTATGGAAAAACTATGGATGGAGAATTGGTAAGAGTGCCACTTAATGATGATATTGAATTAACAGAAGAAAATGTAATTTCTCAAAGCAAAGTTTTAGATTTAAAACTTGGATATGAACATAATCCGGCTGGAATATTAGAAAAAAATAATAAAATTTATATCGGAAGCCGTAAAGGAGAAGTTATAATTGTAGATGCTGAAAAGTTTGAAATTATAAAACAAATTAATCTAGGAAGTTCAAGCATAAATGGTTTTACAGTTGATGATAAAGGACAAGTCTGGACATCACTTATCGAAGGCGGAATTTACTTACTAGAATAA
- a CDS encoding glycoside hydrolase family 10 protein — protein MRSLKIIILILLFQTKLFSQESPKREMRAAWISTVDNIDWPSKPGLLDKQMKAEMISILDNLRSNNLNTVIFQIRPTADAYYKSTKEPASHWITGTQGLAPGFDPLQMMIDEAGKRGMNVHVWLNPYRVQKDTVKDVLTKTHLFFKKPELFLTYGKSRYFNPGYKETRDFVSSVVGEIVRNYDIQAVHMDDYFYPYKIEGQEFPDEKAFAKEPRQFKDKDDWRRDNVDLIIKQIRDTIIANKPEVEFGISPFGVWRNIAKDSQGSNTKAGATNYDDLYANILKWQKENWIDYVTPQLYWHIGFDRANFEVLAKWWAEHKYGVNVYVGHGDYKISNSAKEQEWRSPDQIVKQIEMIRKMPQIDGSMHFTANSFFKKGDTLRNALIQKPYKYIALTPEANRITRIKPLSPTNAIITKKGDKAILNWKPEMYDKKYVIYRFPKGKITDFSNPMNIYYVTTLTKLEVSNPDLENYVYAVSALSQTQTESNPVEFSTK, from the coding sequence ATGAGAAGCCTAAAAATAATAATCCTAATACTGCTTTTTCAAACAAAACTTTTCAGTCAAGAATCACCGAAAAGAGAAATGCGTGCAGCTTGGATTTCTACTGTTGACAATATTGACTGGCCATCAAAACCAGGATTATTAGACAAGCAGATGAAAGCCGAAATGATTAGTATTTTAGATAATTTAAGATCTAATAATCTGAATACGGTAATTTTTCAAATTCGCCCAACGGCCGATGCTTATTATAAATCGACAAAAGAACCTGCTTCGCATTGGATAACGGGAACTCAAGGTCTTGCGCCAGGATTTGATCCGTTGCAAATGATGATTGACGAAGCAGGAAAAAGAGGAATGAATGTTCATGTTTGGCTAAATCCATATCGAGTTCAAAAAGATACGGTAAAAGATGTTTTGACTAAAACGCATTTGTTTTTTAAGAAACCAGAACTGTTTTTGACTTACGGAAAATCAAGATATTTTAATCCAGGTTATAAAGAAACCAGAGATTTTGTTTCTTCTGTAGTTGGCGAAATTGTTCGAAATTATGACATTCAAGCCGTTCATATGGACGATTATTTTTATCCATATAAAATTGAAGGACAAGAGTTTCCAGATGAAAAAGCTTTCGCTAAAGAACCACGACAGTTTAAAGACAAAGACGATTGGAGAAGAGATAATGTCGATTTAATCATCAAGCAAATTAGAGATACTATTATTGCTAATAAACCAGAAGTCGAATTCGGAATTTCGCCTTTCGGGGTTTGGCGTAATATTGCTAAAGATTCTCAAGGTTCTAACACAAAGGCCGGAGCAACCAATTATGACGATTTGTACGCCAACATTTTAAAATGGCAAAAAGAAAACTGGATCGATTATGTAACGCCACAATTATACTGGCATATTGGTTTTGATAGAGCTAATTTTGAAGTTTTGGCAAAATGGTGGGCAGAACACAAATATGGGGTTAATGTTTATGTTGGACATGGCGATTATAAAATTTCTAACTCAGCAAAAGAGCAAGAATGGAGAAGTCCAGATCAAATTGTGAAACAAATCGAAATGATTCGAAAAATGCCTCAAATAGATGGTTCGATGCATTTTACAGCAAATTCATTCTTTAAAAAAGGAGACACGCTCCGAAATGCTCTTATTCAAAAACCATATAAATATATTGCCTTAACTCCAGAAGCTAATAGAATTACAAGAATAAAACCGCTATCGCCAACAAATGCAATAATTACTAAAAAAGGCGACAAAGCAATACTAAATTGGAAACCTGAAATGTATGATAAGAAATATGTAATTTACAGATTTCCAAAAGGCAAGATTACTGATTTCTCCAATCCAATGAATATTTATTACGTAACAACGCTAACAAAATTGGAAGTTTCAAATCCTGATTTAGAGAATTATGTTTATGCTGTTTCTGCTTTGAGTCAAACCCAGACAGAAAGCAATCCGGTAGAATTTTCAACAAAATAA